The following coding sequences lie in one Acropora palmata chromosome 3, jaAcrPala1.3, whole genome shotgun sequence genomic window:
- the LOC141876855 gene encoding chondroitin sulfate synthase 1-like isoform X1, whose protein sequence is MRCDRSCSQVNLIIELFAKENKEKKLKMVTMHQCIFLFLGFIIGFHITLFVRQNQCRLIYATQFRPKTLSGELGNRKFLFVGVMTAEQLVETRAKAVYDTWGKTVPGTLTFFSSGETGKTLGLPVVTLPSVDDTYPPLKKSLMMIKYMHDFHIDEYEWFMRADDDVYVRNDRLVEFLHSLNSSDDIHLGHAGIGAKEELGMLSMNPGDNYCIGGPGVILSRSVLKKVAPHLEHCLETAPTTHEDIEVGRCIQRYAGVKCTWAYEMRTLFFHHYTEKGQIFHGDLNTNTIRDAITLHPIKEPAYMHRLHLHFKNVRIQQLQHQAVKLQRVLRNMDHLIQAEQTPQPVQSKVDLLDPREFHDQLPRNATEQWNMFTSNSFYFDEKLRSPGTGIRGALKIEFTNALDRNSDFLKEEARRIPNSGNRKIQKINYGYRRFHPLYGVEHIMQLTVKTEKKVRLENSGKTQQISTSRNRWFHTQLPFGNLLHKVEPLAVASSYVHFLVPLEGRLETFRRFMNNFEEVCLKPRLLVKLVVAYSSQVSSPDQHKAILKEYQNKYPLAGLIWIDVEGNFSRGIALSLAADQFDETALLFLCDVDLVFSKAFVDRCRMNTVLGKTVYYPIMFSQFEPELSHTNNTIRGSYYTINKDAGIWRTYSYGPACLHHRDLHAVGGFDTSIKGWGWEDVDLYEKFVNHTEIDVFRAADPDLIHIYHPVKCNHNLPDRQMTLCKGSKASGLANQKSLVRAMIEISKNTKRSQLKL, encoded by the exons ATGAGATGCGATAGAAGCTGTTCACAG GTAAACCTGATCATTGAACTCtttgcgaaagaaaacaaagaaaaaaaactcaagATGGTGACAATGCACCAGTGTATATTTCTGTTTCTTGGATTTATCATTGGCTTCCACATCACTCTGTTTGTTAGACAGAATCAATGCCGTTTGATTTATGCAACTCAGTTTCGACCGAAGACTTTGAGTGGAGAGCTTGGAAACCGTAAGTTTTTATTCGTTGGTGTTATGACCGCCGAACAGTTAGTGGAGACAAGAGCCAAAGCAGTTTACGATACGTGGGGCAAGACTGTTCCAGGTACACTAACATTCTTTTCAAGCGGCGAAACTGGAAAGACGCTTGGTTTACCGGTTGTAACTTTACCCAGTGTAGATGATACGTATCCACCGCTAAAGAAGTCTTTGATGATGATTAAATACATGCACGATTTCCACATCGATGAGTACGAATGGTTTATGAGAGCCGATGACGATGTGTACGTCCGAAACGACAGATTAGTTGAATTTTTACATTCTTTAAACAGTTCTGATGATATTCATCTGGGACACGCGGGTATAGGCGCAAAGGAAGAACTTGGAATGCTAAGCATGAATCCTGGCGATAACTATTGCATCGGGGGACCGGGTGTGATATTAAGCCGGAGTGTTTTAAAGAAAGTTGCGCCTCATTTGGAACATTGTTTAGAAACAGCGCCAACAACTCACGAAGATATCGAAGTTGGACGATGCATTCAGCGTTATGCTGGAGTCAAGTGCACTTGGGCTTATGAG ATGAGAACCCTTTTCTTTCATCACTACACTGAGAAGGGACAAATATTTCACGGGGACCTCAACACCAACACCATTCGCGATGCCATCACACTGCACCCGATTAAAGAACCCGCCTACATGCATCGCTTGCACCTGCATTTCAAGAACGTGCGAATTCAACAATTGCAACACCAAGCTGTTAAACTGCAACGTGTCCTGAGAAATATGGATCACTTGATACAAGCTGAACAAACTCCACAGCCGGTTCAGTCAAAGGTCGACCTTTTGGATCCAAGAGAGTTTCACGATCAATTACCGAGAAATGCAACTGAACAATGGAATATGTTTACTTCAAACTCATTTTACTTTGATGAGAAGTTGCGTTCTCCTGGGACAGGCATTCGCGGGgcattaaaaattgaattcacaAATGCATTAGACAGAAACTCGGACTTTTTAAAAGAGGAGGCCAGGAGAATTCCAAACTCAGGAAATAGGAAAATTCAGAAGATCAATTACGGTTACAGACGGTTCCATCCTTTGTACGGAGTTGAACACATCATGCAATTAACAGTCAAGACGGAGAAAAAGGTCCGACTTGAAAACTCTGGAAAAACCCAACAAATTTCAACTTCACGAAATAGATGGTTTCACACACAGCTACCATTTGGAAACCTGTTACACAAAGTTGAGCCGCTCGCCGTTGCTTCATCGTATGTACACTTTCTTGTCCCGTTAGAAGGACGTTTGGAAACGTTTCGTCGATTTATGAACAACTTCGAAGAAGTCTGCCTCAAACCACGGTTGTTGGTAAAACTTGTTGTAGCATATTCATCTCAGGTGTCTTCTCCTGATCAACACAAAGCCATATTGAAAGAATATCAAAATAAATATCCTTTGGCGGGTCTCATCTGGATTGACGTTGAGGGTAACTTTTCCCGCGggatcgctctttctctcgcGGCTGATCAATTTGACGAAACAGCGTTGTTGTTCCTATGTGATGTTGACTTGGTTTTCAGCAAAGCATTTGTCGATCGTTGTCGAATGAACACAGTTCTTGGCAAAACAGTATATTATCCAATCATGTTTAGTCAGTTTGAGCCTGAATTATCTCACACTAACAACACCATCCGTGGTTCGTATTACACCATAAACAAAGATGCGGGCATCTGGCGAACATATTCATATGGACCCGCCTGCCTACATCATCGAGATCTACACGCTGTGGGAGGGTTTGACACAAGCATTAAAGGCTGGGGATGGGAAGATGTGGATTTATatgaaaaatttgtcaacCATACTGAGATTGACGTATTTCGAGCAGCAGATCCCGATCTTATACATATTTATCATCCTGTAAAATGCAATCACAATCTTCCAGATCGACAAATGACGCTTTGTAAAGGATCCAAAGCTTCGgggctagccaatcaaaagtcACTAGTGAGAGCTATGATAGAAATATCCAAGAATACAAAACGTTCTCAACTAAAGTTATAA
- the LOC141876855 gene encoding chondroitin sulfate synthase 1-like isoform X2 — translation MVTMHQCIFLFLGFIIGFHITLFVRQNQCRLIYATQFRPKTLSGELGNRKFLFVGVMTAEQLVETRAKAVYDTWGKTVPGTLTFFSSGETGKTLGLPVVTLPSVDDTYPPLKKSLMMIKYMHDFHIDEYEWFMRADDDVYVRNDRLVEFLHSLNSSDDIHLGHAGIGAKEELGMLSMNPGDNYCIGGPGVILSRSVLKKVAPHLEHCLETAPTTHEDIEVGRCIQRYAGVKCTWAYEMRTLFFHHYTEKGQIFHGDLNTNTIRDAITLHPIKEPAYMHRLHLHFKNVRIQQLQHQAVKLQRVLRNMDHLIQAEQTPQPVQSKVDLLDPREFHDQLPRNATEQWNMFTSNSFYFDEKLRSPGTGIRGALKIEFTNALDRNSDFLKEEARRIPNSGNRKIQKINYGYRRFHPLYGVEHIMQLTVKTEKKVRLENSGKTQQISTSRNRWFHTQLPFGNLLHKVEPLAVASSYVHFLVPLEGRLETFRRFMNNFEEVCLKPRLLVKLVVAYSSQVSSPDQHKAILKEYQNKYPLAGLIWIDVEGNFSRGIALSLAADQFDETALLFLCDVDLVFSKAFVDRCRMNTVLGKTVYYPIMFSQFEPELSHTNNTIRGSYYTINKDAGIWRTYSYGPACLHHRDLHAVGGFDTSIKGWGWEDVDLYEKFVNHTEIDVFRAADPDLIHIYHPVKCNHNLPDRQMTLCKGSKASGLANQKSLVRAMIEISKNTKRSQLKL, via the exons ATGGTGACAATGCACCAGTGTATATTTCTGTTTCTTGGATTTATCATTGGCTTCCACATCACTCTGTTTGTTAGACAGAATCAATGCCGTTTGATTTATGCAACTCAGTTTCGACCGAAGACTTTGAGTGGAGAGCTTGGAAACCGTAAGTTTTTATTCGTTGGTGTTATGACCGCCGAACAGTTAGTGGAGACAAGAGCCAAAGCAGTTTACGATACGTGGGGCAAGACTGTTCCAGGTACACTAACATTCTTTTCAAGCGGCGAAACTGGAAAGACGCTTGGTTTACCGGTTGTAACTTTACCCAGTGTAGATGATACGTATCCACCGCTAAAGAAGTCTTTGATGATGATTAAATACATGCACGATTTCCACATCGATGAGTACGAATGGTTTATGAGAGCCGATGACGATGTGTACGTCCGAAACGACAGATTAGTTGAATTTTTACATTCTTTAAACAGTTCTGATGATATTCATCTGGGACACGCGGGTATAGGCGCAAAGGAAGAACTTGGAATGCTAAGCATGAATCCTGGCGATAACTATTGCATCGGGGGACCGGGTGTGATATTAAGCCGGAGTGTTTTAAAGAAAGTTGCGCCTCATTTGGAACATTGTTTAGAAACAGCGCCAACAACTCACGAAGATATCGAAGTTGGACGATGCATTCAGCGTTATGCTGGAGTCAAGTGCACTTGGGCTTATGAG ATGAGAACCCTTTTCTTTCATCACTACACTGAGAAGGGACAAATATTTCACGGGGACCTCAACACCAACACCATTCGCGATGCCATCACACTGCACCCGATTAAAGAACCCGCCTACATGCATCGCTTGCACCTGCATTTCAAGAACGTGCGAATTCAACAATTGCAACACCAAGCTGTTAAACTGCAACGTGTCCTGAGAAATATGGATCACTTGATACAAGCTGAACAAACTCCACAGCCGGTTCAGTCAAAGGTCGACCTTTTGGATCCAAGAGAGTTTCACGATCAATTACCGAGAAATGCAACTGAACAATGGAATATGTTTACTTCAAACTCATTTTACTTTGATGAGAAGTTGCGTTCTCCTGGGACAGGCATTCGCGGGgcattaaaaattgaattcacaAATGCATTAGACAGAAACTCGGACTTTTTAAAAGAGGAGGCCAGGAGAATTCCAAACTCAGGAAATAGGAAAATTCAGAAGATCAATTACGGTTACAGACGGTTCCATCCTTTGTACGGAGTTGAACACATCATGCAATTAACAGTCAAGACGGAGAAAAAGGTCCGACTTGAAAACTCTGGAAAAACCCAACAAATTTCAACTTCACGAAATAGATGGTTTCACACACAGCTACCATTTGGAAACCTGTTACACAAAGTTGAGCCGCTCGCCGTTGCTTCATCGTATGTACACTTTCTTGTCCCGTTAGAAGGACGTTTGGAAACGTTTCGTCGATTTATGAACAACTTCGAAGAAGTCTGCCTCAAACCACGGTTGTTGGTAAAACTTGTTGTAGCATATTCATCTCAGGTGTCTTCTCCTGATCAACACAAAGCCATATTGAAAGAATATCAAAATAAATATCCTTTGGCGGGTCTCATCTGGATTGACGTTGAGGGTAACTTTTCCCGCGggatcgctctttctctcgcGGCTGATCAATTTGACGAAACAGCGTTGTTGTTCCTATGTGATGTTGACTTGGTTTTCAGCAAAGCATTTGTCGATCGTTGTCGAATGAACACAGTTCTTGGCAAAACAGTATATTATCCAATCATGTTTAGTCAGTTTGAGCCTGAATTATCTCACACTAACAACACCATCCGTGGTTCGTATTACACCATAAACAAAGATGCGGGCATCTGGCGAACATATTCATATGGACCCGCCTGCCTACATCATCGAGATCTACACGCTGTGGGAGGGTTTGACACAAGCATTAAAGGCTGGGGATGGGAAGATGTGGATTTATatgaaaaatttgtcaacCATACTGAGATTGACGTATTTCGAGCAGCAGATCCCGATCTTATACATATTTATCATCCTGTAAAATGCAATCACAATCTTCCAGATCGACAAATGACGCTTTGTAAAGGATCCAAAGCTTCGgggctagccaatcaaaagtcACTAGTGAGAGCTATGATAGAAATATCCAAGAATACAAAACGTTCTCAACTAAAGTTATAA
- the LOC141876858 gene encoding interferon-inducible GTPase 5-like codes for MASAFVRDNDFESAEMEELHCLIDESGVAKIGEFVRKRFEQWKSVEVNIAVTGDSGAGKSSFTNAIREICDDDEGAAPVDVTECTTEPTPYDHPTNSNIKLWDLPGIGTPDNPDLETYVKKVQLEKYDAFLIFTATRFTKNDLLLAEKIRSMQKSFFFIRTRIDENVRAEKKKKKQSYDEKAMLTKIRSNCLKNLADLLSDEKDVFLISNHEPDKWDFARLTQAILDALPKYQRQSLTLSLGNAITRSSKEIFQRKLDTLKGRIKWIATASGFGAIIPLPGLSLGIDATLILRELSFYRSQLGLPEIGSAEFVALHHVTREKVLAVSITTVTQLSAFLVSYAAESAIEEAAHWIPIIGMVVASTMSFGTTYSALHSLLEAVKDVALSVISEAADRAAAELESEIN; via the exons ATGGCAAGTGCCTTTGTTAGGGACAATGACTTTGAAAGTGCGGAAATGGAAGAGTTGCACTGTCTAATAGACGAGAGTGGCGTTGCGAAAATTGGCGAGTTCGTAAGGAAGAGGTTTGAACAGTGGAAAAGTGTGGAGGTGAATATTGCAGTTACCGGTGACTCGGGTGCTGGGAAGTCCAGTTTTACTAACGCCATACGAGA AATCTGTGACGACGATGAAGGAGCAGCTCCAGTTGATGTGACTGAATGCACAACAGAACCGACTCCCTATGATCACCCGACCAACTCCAACATCAAGCTTTGGGATCTGCCAGGAATAGGCACTCCTGACAACCCTGATCTGGAAACGTACGTCAAAAAGGTACAACTGGAGAAGTACGATGCTTTTCTGATCTTCACAGCCACTCGATTCACAAAGAACGACTTGCTGCTGGCTGAAAAAATCAGATCCatgcaaaaaagttttttcttcATCCGCACAAGAATTGATGAAAATGTCagagcagaaaaaaaaaaaaaaaagcaatcatATGATGAAAAAGCCATGTTAACCAAGATACGAAgcaattgtttgaaaaatctAGCCGATCTCCTCAGCGATGAGAAAGATGTATTTTTGATAAGCAACCACGAACCTGACAAATGGGATTTTGCACGCCTGACGCAGGCCATTCTGGATGCTCTGCCCAAATATCAGCGACAGAGTTTGACGTTATCTCTCGGTAACGCAATTACAAGGTCCTCGAAAGAAATTTTCCAGAGGAAACTTGATACTCTGAAAGGCCGCATAAAGTGGATTGCTACAGCATCTGGGTTCGGGGCAATTATTCCCCTTCCTGGGTTATCTCTTGGCATTGATGCCACTCTTATATTGAGAGAGCTTAGCTTTTACAGATCCCAGCTTGGTCTACCGGAGATAGGATCCGCTGAATTTGTGGCGCTTCACCACGTCACCAGAGAGAAGGTTCTCGCAGTTAGCATAACCACTGTTACACAGCTGAGTGCCTTTCTTGTTTCCTACGCCGCCGAATCAGCCATCGAAGAGGCTGCTCATTGGATTCCGATTATTGGTATGGTTGTGGCCAGTACTATGTCATTTGGTACTACCTACTCTGCGTTACATAGCCTTTTGGAAGCTGTGAAAGATGTGGCTTTGTCAGTCATAAGCGAAGCTGCTGACAGAGCAGCTGCTGAGTTGGAATCGGAAATCaattga
- the LOC141875472 gene encoding chondroitin sulfate synthase 1-like, producing MARSTTRFFFVLLVSIVVGLHVTFFLWQHQCHSIINTDRAQTHIRPQTLIEDLGNRKLLFVGVITAEQIVETRAKAVYDTWGKNVPDTLTFFSSGETGITLGLPVITLPSVDDTYPPLKKSLMMIKYMHDFHIDEYEWFMRADDDVYIRNDRLVEFLHSLNSSDDIHLGHAGIAAKEELGMLNMNPGDNYCIGGPGVILRIRSVLKKVAPHLEHCLETAPTTHEDIEVGRCIQRYAGVKCTWAHEMRTLFFHHYTEKGQIFHGDLNTNTIRDAITLHPIKEPAYMHRLHLHFKNARIQQLQHQAVKLQRVLRNMDHLIQAEQTPQPVQSKVNLLDPREFRDQLPRNATEQWNMFTSNSFYFDEKLRSPGTVQKINYCYRRFHPLYGVEHIMQLTIKTENKLPFGNLLHNVEPLAVASSYVNFLVPLEGRLETFRRFMNNFEEVCLKPRLLVKLVVAYSSQVSSPDQHKAVLKEYQNKYPLAGLSWIDVEGNFSRGIALSLAADQFDEKALLFLCDVDLVFSKTFVDR from the exons ATGGCGAGGTCTACCACACGATTCTTCTTCGTGTTGCTCGTAAGCATAGTTGTTGGACTCCATGTTACTTTTTTCCTATGGCAGCATCAATGCCATTCCATTATCAACACTGATAGAGCACAGACTCACATTCGACCTCAGACTCTAATTGAAGACCTTGGAAACCGTAAACTTTTATTCGTTGGTGTTATTACTGCCGAACAGATAGTGGAAACAAGAGCCAAAGCAGTTTACGATACGTGGGGCAAGAATGTTCCAGATACACTAACATTCTTTTCAAGCGGCGAAACTGGGATAACGCTTGGTTTGCCGGTTATCACTTTACCCAGTGTAGATGATACGTATCCACCGCTAAAGAAGTCTTTGATGATGATTAAATACATGCACGATTTCCACATCGATGAGTACGAATGGTTTATGAGAGCCGATGACGATGTGTACATCCGAAACGACAGATTAGTTGAATTTTTACATTCTTTAAACAGTTCTGATGATATTCACCTGGGACACGCGGGTATAGCCGCAAAGGAAGAACTTGGAATGCTAAACATGAATCCTGGGGATAACTATTGCATCGGGGGACCGGGTGTGATATTAAGGAT ccGGAGTGTTTTAAAGAAAGTTGCGCCTCATTTGGAACATTGTTTAGAAACAGCGCCAACAACTCACGAAGATATCGAAGTTGGACGATGCATTCAGCGTTATGCTGGGGTTAAGTGCACTTGGGCTCATGAG ATGAGAACCCTTTTCTTTCATCACTACACTGAGAAGGGACAAATATTTCACGGGGACCTCAACACTAACACCATTCGCGATGCCATCACACTGCACCCGATTAAAGAACCTGCTTACATGCATCGCTTGCACTTGCATTTCAAGAACGCGCGAATTCAACAATTGCAACACCAAGCTGTTAAACTGCAACGTGTCCTGAGAAATATGGATCACTTGATACAAGCTGAACAAACTCCACAGCCGGTTCAGTCAAAGGTCAATCTTCTGGATCCAAGAGAGTTTCGTGATCAATTACCGAGAAATGCAACCGAACAATGGAACATGTTTACTTCAAACTCATTTTACTTTGATGAGAAGTTGCGTTCTCCTGGGACAG TCCAGAAGATCAATTACTGTTACAGACGGTTCCATCCTTTGTACGGAGTTGAACACATCATGCAATTAACAATCAAAACGGAGAATAAG CTACCATTTGGAAACCTGTTACACAACGTTGAGCCGCTCGCCGTTGCTTCATCGTATGTAAACTTTCTCGTCCCGTTAGAAGGACGTTTGGAAACGTTTCGTCGATTTATGAACAACTTCGAAGAAGTCTGCCTCAAACCACGGTTGTTGGTAAAACTTGTTGTAGCATATTCATCTCAGGTGTCTTCTCCTGATCAACACAAAGCCGTATTGAAAGAATATCAAAATAAATACCCTTTGGCGGGTCTCAGCTGGATTGACGTTGAGGGTAACTTTTCCCGCGggatcgctctttctctcgcGGCTGATCAATTTGACGAAAAAGCGTTGTTGTTCCTATGTGATGTTGACTTGGTTTTTAGCAAAACGTTTGTCGATCGTTGA